The following are encoded together in the Echinicola jeungdonensis genome:
- a CDS encoding agmatinase family protein yields the protein MTTKYQLIDKFDPNGVGAEGTLFGLPFDEITADLIVIPVPWEVTVSYAHGTGEGPATVLAASNQVDLYQDDIPEAWKLGIYMLPIPQDIHLSSTNHRILANNYIDWLAMGSEKGDEEQFTAVPGLINKACEKMNNWVYEKAKEYLYQNKMVALIGGDHSTPLGFIRALGDKYSSFGVLQIDAHADLRKSYEDFEYSHASIGFNILKVPEVSHLVQVGVRDYCEDEADYAKENKKVTTFYDRKIKEDAYAGKTWLEQCEEIIDALPREVYVTIDIDGLDPKLCPHTGTPVPGGFEMEQVLFLMKMLVREGKKIIGFDLVEVAPGPNEDEWDGNVGARVFYRMANLFGVSQGKLDLY from the coding sequence ATGACCACTAAATATCAATTAATTGACAAATTTGATCCTAATGGGGTAGGAGCAGAAGGAACATTATTTGGCCTGCCTTTTGACGAAATTACTGCAGATTTAATTGTAATTCCTGTTCCCTGGGAAGTAACGGTTTCTTACGCTCACGGAACCGGCGAGGGACCAGCCACAGTTTTGGCTGCTTCCAATCAAGTGGACCTTTACCAGGATGATATTCCGGAAGCCTGGAAACTGGGCATTTATATGTTGCCTATTCCCCAGGATATTCATTTGAGCAGTACCAACCATCGGATTTTGGCCAATAATTATATTGATTGGTTGGCGATGGGATCAGAAAAAGGAGATGAGGAACAGTTTACAGCGGTTCCTGGATTGATCAACAAGGCCTGCGAAAAAATGAATAATTGGGTATATGAAAAGGCAAAGGAATATTTATACCAAAATAAAATGGTAGCCCTTATCGGGGGAGATCATAGTACCCCTCTTGGATTTATCAGGGCTTTGGGGGATAAATATTCCAGCTTTGGGGTACTTCAAATTGACGCTCATGCAGATTTGAGAAAATCTTATGAGGACTTTGAGTACTCTCATGCCTCCATTGGTTTTAATATTCTGAAAGTGCCCGAGGTAAGTCATTTGGTTCAGGTTGGTGTGAGGGATTATTGTGAGGATGAAGCCGATTATGCAAAAGAAAATAAAAAAGTGACGACTTTTTATGATCGGAAAATTAAGGAGGATGCCTATGCAGGAAAAACCTGGTTAGAGCAATGTGAGGAAATTATAGATGCATTGCCCAGGGAAGTATATGTTACCATTGATATAGATGGATTGGATCCAAAACTCTGTCCTCACACGGGTACTCCGGTTCCCGGTGGTTTTGAAATGGAACAGGTGCTGTTTTTGATGAAAATGTTGGTCAGGGAAGGGAAAAAAATCATTGGATTTGACCTGGTAGAAGTAGCCCCTGGCCCCAATGAGGATGAATGGGATGGTAATGTAGGGGCAAGGGTGTTTTATAGAATGGCCAACTTATTTGGGGTATCCCAGGGGAAATTGGATCTATATTAA
- a CDS encoding heavy metal translocating P-type ATPase, protein MNNKNISTQVQEKSCCCDDNTCIEEVKIKTSFTKWIQNWGTSILSFAMLLFGIAADQWWQPAFFEGSFRLAWYILAYLPVAWPVLKQGLNLILKGEVFTEFFLMGIATLGAFAIGEFPEAVAVMLFYQVGETFQGMAVRRAKSNIKSLLDLRPDQAHVLREDQYITLDPEKIKVGETIQVKPGEKIPLDGELLSSQGRFNTAALTGESKPVKFSQGGSLLAGMINLENLIEVKVSKAFEESELARILELVQVASSRKAKTEKFIRKFAKVYTPIVTYLAIALTFLPYFFVQNYVFEDWLYRALVFLVISCPCALVVSIPLGYFGGIGAASRNGILFKGANFLDQITKINTVVLDKTGTLTQGVFEVQDIKKMDSNQPHWLGYAASLERKSNHPIAKAITNYAKKEDLLLMDPEEQEEISGMGLKGKIDGKIILVGNQQLMDQYQVITCADTLDATETIIHVAIDNHYVGYLFISDQLKSDALLTTQRLQKMGLKDLIMLSGDNNVVTQKVAKDLKIQQAYGELLPHQKMEKLESLLKETGRSVAFVGDGINDAPVLARADVGIAMGGLGSDAAIETADVVIQTDHPSKIPLAIQIGKKTREIVYQNIGLAFGIKIAVLTLGALGMASLWGAVFADVGVALMAILNAVRIQNIKKFSE, encoded by the coding sequence ATGAACAATAAAAACATTTCAACACAGGTCCAGGAAAAAAGCTGTTGTTGTGATGACAACACTTGTATAGAAGAGGTAAAAATTAAAACTTCCTTTACAAAATGGATTCAAAACTGGGGAACCAGCATTTTAAGTTTTGCTATGCTTTTGTTTGGAATTGCAGCCGACCAATGGTGGCAACCTGCATTTTTTGAAGGGTCTTTCCGCTTAGCCTGGTATATTTTAGCCTATTTGCCTGTGGCCTGGCCGGTATTGAAACAAGGCTTAAACCTGATCTTAAAGGGAGAGGTTTTTACGGAATTTTTTCTGATGGGCATTGCTACTTTGGGGGCCTTTGCAATAGGTGAATTCCCCGAGGCAGTGGCGGTCATGCTGTTTTACCAGGTTGGGGAAACTTTCCAAGGAATGGCCGTTCGCCGTGCCAAATCAAATATTAAATCCCTATTGGACCTTCGGCCAGATCAAGCCCATGTATTGAGAGAGGATCAATATATCACCTTAGATCCGGAAAAAATCAAGGTTGGGGAAACCATTCAGGTAAAACCAGGAGAGAAAATCCCTTTGGATGGGGAATTGCTCAGCTCTCAGGGAAGATTCAATACTGCTGCCCTTACCGGGGAAAGCAAACCAGTTAAATTCAGCCAGGGAGGTTCCCTTTTGGCAGGAATGATCAATTTGGAAAATTTGATAGAAGTAAAGGTTTCCAAGGCATTTGAAGAAAGTGAACTGGCCAGGATTCTTGAATTGGTACAGGTAGCCTCTTCCCGTAAAGCCAAAACCGAAAAATTTATCCGCAAATTTGCAAAGGTGTACACTCCCATTGTGACCTACCTGGCCATAGCCCTCACTTTCCTGCCCTATTTCTTTGTTCAAAATTATGTGTTTGAGGATTGGCTATACAGGGCATTGGTATTTTTGGTGATCTCCTGCCCCTGTGCCCTGGTGGTATCTATTCCATTAGGATATTTTGGCGGGATTGGAGCCGCTTCCCGAAATGGCATTTTATTTAAAGGAGCGAATTTTTTGGACCAAATAACCAAAATTAATACCGTGGTTCTGGACAAAACAGGTACACTTACCCAGGGAGTTTTTGAAGTGCAGGACATAAAAAAAATGGATTCCAACCAGCCCCATTGGTTAGGTTATGCTGCCAGTCTGGAAAGAAAATCCAACCACCCCATTGCCAAGGCAATAACAAATTATGCCAAAAAAGAGGATTTACTTTTGATGGACCCTGAGGAACAGGAGGAAATTTCCGGAATGGGCCTGAAGGGAAAAATTGATGGGAAAATAATTTTGGTGGGCAACCAACAATTGATGGACCAATACCAGGTTATCACCTGTGCAGATACCCTGGATGCCACCGAAACTATTATCCATGTGGCCATTGACAACCATTATGTAGGTTATCTTTTTATTTCAGACCAGTTAAAATCTGATGCACTACTAACCACCCAAAGGCTCCAAAAAATGGGTCTCAAGGATTTAATAATGTTATCAGGGGATAATAATGTAGTTACCCAAAAAGTCGCTAAGGACTTAAAAATACAGCAAGCTTACGGGGAATTGCTCCCCCATCAAAAAATGGAAAAACTTGAATCACTATTAAAAGAAACCGGAAGATCTGTCGCTTTTGTTGGTGATGGAATCAATGATGCTCCGGTGCTGGCAAGAGCTGATGTGGGCATTGCCATGGGAGGCCTGGGAAGTGATGCTGCCATTGAAACTGCTGATGTGGTAATCCAAACGGACCATCCTTCAAAAATCCCATTGGCCATTCAAATCGGAAAGAAAACAAGGGAGATTGTCTATCAAAATATTGGATTGGCTTTTGGGATAAAAATAGCAGTGCTCACCCTTGGGGCCCTGGGAATGGCAAGTCTTTGGGGTGCGGTATTTGCAGATGTGGGGGTAGCTTTGATGGCTATTTTAAATGCGGTCCGAATTCAAAATATCAAGAAATTTTCTGAATAA
- the mbhE gene encoding hydrogen gas-evolving membrane-bound hydrogenase subunit E, which yields MAEVLIFIFVLAVLAPFLQRFHRIGLFLLSSSLLGVLVYFVGLVQPVLEKGSLEYPYQWANELGVSLNFLVDGLSLFFALLILSFGLLILIYASSYLKGDPKIGRFYMYFLFFLGSMLGLVLASNLISLFVFWELTSFSSYLLIGYYNQKEKSRKAARQALLVTGLGGLAMLAGFVLLGMAGGTYEIPALLDNAGLLENHPYTQAIVLLISFGVFTKSAQFPFHFWLPNAMEAPTPVSAYLHSSTMVKAGIYLIFRLNPLLTQSEFWKDILLIIGAITLLVGAVEAFRSDDLKRVLAYTTISALGLFVLMAGIGSKDALKAAFIYLIAHALYKGGLFLVTGILDHKCGTRNISDLAEVRKKMPLTALATGLACASMVGLIPLLGFLGKEMVYKASLSFTSWNWGMMGIVMLSNVFFVAIAFKIFIALFLQPSKDKTTQPVNEASIWMLIAPLVMGFAGLFIGAFPEFSLKSISGSAVPSILGSPLELDLSLWHGFNFIFILSLATIAIGFILFLGRTRILVWMSKIKIPFESLPEKGYQNVVEGLQKWANSQTRWIQNGYLRNYISIFIFVFIVLVTFHVIRSGLIFDELIKLGSQDIINNKLIILFLVVVTLVFIFLSKSQLMVVAAIGIIGYSIALSYTMYSAPDVAITQFLAESLSLILLILIAPQLPGLVNTKLKIKGRYLLVSILFGLVMTWVTLMGMGVEKSSPLKDYFLKNSILEGKGANAVNVILVDFRALDTLGEISVLAITMVGIISLLKVSKINP from the coding sequence ATGGCTGAAGTTTTGATCTTTATTTTTGTGCTGGCCGTTTTGGCTCCTTTTCTCCAAAGGTTTCACAGGATTGGTCTATTTTTGCTTTCTTCCTCTTTGCTGGGGGTGCTGGTTTATTTTGTTGGTTTGGTCCAGCCGGTTTTGGAAAAAGGCAGCCTGGAATATCCATATCAATGGGCCAATGAATTAGGAGTATCGCTTAACTTTTTGGTAGATGGCTTAAGCCTGTTTTTTGCCTTATTGATCCTTTCCTTTGGCCTTTTGATCTTGATCTATGCCTCCAGTTATCTGAAAGGAGATCCCAAAATTGGCCGTTTTTATATGTACTTTTTGTTCTTCTTGGGCTCCATGTTGGGATTGGTTTTAGCTTCCAACTTGATTAGTTTATTTGTTTTTTGGGAGTTGACCAGTTTTAGTTCCTATTTATTAATCGGCTATTATAACCAAAAAGAAAAATCCAGAAAAGCAGCCAGGCAGGCTTTATTGGTCACGGGCTTAGGGGGACTGGCCATGTTGGCTGGTTTTGTTTTGCTGGGCATGGCTGGTGGGACCTATGAGATTCCAGCATTATTGGATAATGCCGGCTTGTTGGAAAACCATCCTTATACCCAAGCCATCGTTTTGTTGATCTCGTTTGGAGTTTTTACTAAATCCGCCCAATTTCCATTTCATTTTTGGTTGCCCAATGCCATGGAAGCTCCAACACCGGTCAGTGCTTATTTGCATAGTTCCACTATGGTCAAAGCAGGTATCTATTTGATTTTTAGACTGAATCCACTCTTAACCCAATCAGAATTTTGGAAGGATATTTTATTGATAATTGGTGCCATTACCCTGTTGGTGGGGGCGGTGGAAGCATTCCGTTCGGATGACTTGAAAAGAGTATTGGCCTACACTACCATCAGTGCTTTGGGCTTATTTGTTTTGATGGCCGGAATTGGCTCCAAAGATGCTTTAAAGGCAGCTTTTATTTACTTGATTGCCCATGCGCTTTATAAAGGTGGATTGTTTTTGGTGACAGGAATTCTGGACCATAAATGCGGGACCCGGAATATCAGTGACCTTGCTGAGGTAAGAAAGAAAATGCCTTTAACTGCCCTTGCCACAGGATTGGCCTGTGCTTCGATGGTGGGGTTGATTCCTCTTTTGGGTTTTTTGGGAAAAGAGATGGTTTATAAGGCCTCTTTATCTTTCACTTCCTGGAATTGGGGGATGATGGGTATTGTAATGTTGTCTAATGTCTTTTTTGTGGCCATTGCATTTAAAATCTTTATTGCCCTCTTTTTACAACCTTCAAAGGATAAAACCACTCAACCGGTAAATGAAGCATCCATTTGGATGCTGATTGCTCCTTTGGTAATGGGTTTTGCTGGATTGTTTATTGGGGCTTTTCCGGAATTTTCTTTAAAATCAATTTCCGGATCTGCAGTGCCTTCTATTTTGGGAAGTCCTTTAGAGTTGGATTTAAGTTTATGGCATGGTTTCAATTTTATTTTCATATTAAGTTTGGCCACTATCGCCATTGGCTTTATTCTTTTCCTGGGCCGAACACGCATTTTGGTATGGATGTCCAAAATCAAAATTCCATTTGAATCCCTTCCAGAAAAGGGATATCAAAATGTAGTGGAAGGATTACAAAAATGGGCAAATAGCCAAACCCGCTGGATTCAAAACGGATATTTACGTAACTATATCAGCATTTTTATTTTCGTATTTATTGTTTTGGTAACCTTTCATGTAATCCGTTCGGGGTTGATTTTTGATGAATTGATAAAATTGGGTAGTCAGGATATAATCAATAATAAACTGATTATTTTATTTCTGGTTGTAGTGACTTTGGTTTTCATTTTTCTGTCAAAATCTCAATTGATGGTGGTGGCCGCCATTGGAATTATTGGTTATTCAATCGCATTGAGCTATACGATGTACAGTGCTCCCGATGTGGCCATAACCCAGTTTTTGGCAGAATCTTTAAGTTTGATCCTTTTGATTTTAATTGCTCCCCAGCTACCTGGATTGGTCAATACCAAATTAAAAATAAAAGGAAGGTATTTGTTGGTCTCCATTCTTTTTGGCTTGGTGATGACCTGGGTTACCTTGATGGGGATGGGGGTGGAAAAGTCCAGTCCGCTCAAAGATTATTTTCTCAAAAACAGTATATTAGAAGGTAAAGGAGCCAACGCGGTTAATGTGATTTTGGTGGATTTTAGAGCCTTGGATACTCTTGGGGAAATATCTGTGTTGGCCATTACGATGGTTGGGATAATATCATTATTGAAGGTTTCAAAAATAAACCCCTGA
- a CDS encoding MBL fold metallo-hydrolase gives MLNPAQFGGSIRRKDLNKFQQSKNWNGKKFVNLAATQIDINLKTLPTVLKDNFSGKQDRVPKQSLPIHPFDAEKFQPEDGKPKFIWYGHSVVLMQLHGFNLLIDPMFGPDASPIGPFATKRFSNNTLDIIDTLPPIDAILLTHDHYDHLDYKSIMKLKPKVNIWLVALGISRHLEKWEIPAQQVKEFDWWEAVEFQGIKLTFTPSRHFAGRGALDRSKTLWGGWIFQSNDHKIYWSGDGGYGNHFKAIGQEYGPFDLAFVECGQYYKHWHQVHLYPEESIQAAMDAQAQVAVPVHWGAFTLSPHHWKDPVERFVKEAIAQKQDYFIPELGKIFTFETLNDMDNWWEKIK, from the coding sequence ATGCTCAACCCTGCCCAATTTGGTGGATCCATCCGAAGAAAGGATCTCAATAAATTCCAACAATCCAAAAACTGGAATGGTAAGAAATTCGTGAATCTGGCAGCAACCCAAATCGATATCAACCTTAAAACCCTCCCAACCGTTCTCAAGGATAATTTTTCAGGCAAACAAGATCGTGTTCCCAAGCAAAGCCTGCCGATTCATCCTTTTGACGCTGAAAAATTTCAACCGGAAGATGGAAAACCCAAATTCATCTGGTATGGGCATTCTGTGGTCTTAATGCAACTCCATGGATTCAATTTGCTGATCGATCCCATGTTTGGGCCTGATGCTTCCCCTATTGGACCATTTGCTACAAAAAGGTTCAGTAATAACACCCTGGACATTATCGATACCCTTCCGCCCATTGATGCTATTCTGCTGACCCATGACCATTATGACCACCTGGATTATAAAAGCATCATGAAACTTAAACCAAAGGTCAATATCTGGCTGGTAGCACTAGGAATTTCCCGGCATTTGGAAAAATGGGAAATTCCGGCACAACAAGTAAAAGAATTTGACTGGTGGGAAGCAGTGGAATTCCAGGGTATTAAGCTCACCTTTACCCCTTCCAGGCATTTTGCCGGCCGGGGTGCCTTGGACAGGTCAAAAACCCTATGGGGAGGGTGGATCTTCCAATCCAATGACCATAAAATATATTGGAGCGGGGATGGAGGCTATGGGAATCATTTTAAAGCCATTGGTCAGGAATACGGTCCATTTGATCTGGCCTTTGTAGAATGCGGCCAATACTATAAACACTGGCACCAAGTCCACCTTTATCCTGAAGAAAGCATTCAAGCTGCCATGGATGCTCAGGCCCAAGTTGCCGTTCCAGTCCACTGGGGAGCCTTTACCCTTTCCCCTCACCATTGGAAAGACCCGGTGGAAAGGTTTGTCAAAGAAGCCATTGCCCAAAAACAGGATTATTTTATTCCGGAATTGGGAAAAATTTTCACTTTTGAAACATTAAATGATATGGATAATTGGTGGGAAAAAATCAAATAA
- a CDS encoding SixA phosphatase family protein — protein sequence MKRIALLRHGEAEYGKGQSGDFDRKLTSSGKYRVERLALVLAERKFSFDLILQSPAVRTQETAEIISTAIEIKKKLEEKDYYLAEKDAWLEKINDLPEEFDSALVVGHNPGLSTLLDYYVGDYFLNLSPGMLAIVEIEVDSWKAITAGSGVLAEVIQ from the coding sequence ATGAAACGAATAGCATTATTGCGGCATGGGGAAGCAGAGTATGGAAAAGGACAATCTGGAGATTTTGACAGAAAGCTGACCTCATCTGGAAAGTACAGGGTTGAAAGATTGGCCCTAGTATTGGCGGAACGAAAATTCAGCTTTGACCTGATACTTCAAAGCCCTGCAGTAAGGACCCAAGAAACAGCTGAAATCATAAGCACCGCCATAGAAATCAAAAAGAAATTAGAGGAAAAAGATTATTATCTGGCTGAAAAGGATGCCTGGCTGGAGAAAATAAATGACTTACCAGAAGAATTTGATTCTGCCTTGGTCGTGGGCCATAACCCAGGGCTTAGTACTTTGTTGGACTATTACGTTGGGGATTACTTTTTGAATTTGTCTCCTGGCATGCTGGCAATTGTGGAAATTGAAGTTGATTCCTGGAAAGCCATTACCGCTGGCTCCGGGGTGTTGGCGGAAGTGATTCAGTAA
- a CDS encoding sulfate/molybdate ABC transporter ATP-binding protein, with the protein MITLSLQKQLKTAAGDVHLSLEGTIQKQEFITLYGKSGVGKTTTLKMIAGLLFPDDGKILVHEKLWVNVNQKINLPPQKRKVGFVFQDYALFPNMTVEENLSFAQSGRKEKRVIDDLIEITDLGNLKNRKPNSLSGGQQQRVALARALVQKPEILLLDEPLSALDHEMRMVLQDYILKVHREFQLTTFLVSHDIPEIIKMSDRVWHLETGKTTIIEDPMDIFSEHRISGKFQFTGEVLELLPQGFIYIVTVMIGNNLVKVMADEQEGKQLRVGDKVMVASKAFNPVIQKIS; encoded by the coding sequence ATGATTACACTTTCGCTCCAAAAACAGTTAAAAACCGCAGCTGGGGATGTTCATTTGTCCCTGGAAGGTACTATCCAGAAACAGGAGTTTATCACCTTGTATGGAAAATCCGGAGTTGGAAAGACCACCACATTAAAAATGATTGCCGGGCTTTTATTCCCTGATGATGGGAAAATTTTGGTTCATGAAAAACTTTGGGTTAATGTAAATCAAAAGATTAACCTTCCTCCACAAAAGCGAAAAGTGGGCTTTGTTTTTCAAGATTATGCCCTTTTTCCCAATATGACCGTAGAAGAAAATCTTTCTTTTGCTCAATCCGGCAGGAAGGAAAAAAGGGTGATTGATGATTTGATAGAAATTACCGATTTGGGCAATCTAAAAAACAGAAAACCGAATTCACTGTCAGGGGGACAGCAACAAAGGGTGGCTTTAGCCCGGGCATTGGTGCAAAAGCCGGAAATTCTATTGTTAGACGAACCTTTGTCTGCTTTAGATCATGAAATGAGGATGGTATTACAGGATTATATTTTAAAAGTCCATCGGGAATTCCAGTTGACCACCTTTTTGGTCAGCCATGATATCCCGGAAATTATTAAAATGTCTGACAGGGTTTGGCATTTGGAAACTGGTAAAACTACCATAATCGAAGACCCCATGGACATATTTTCGGAGCATAGAATCAGCGGGAAATTTCAATTTACCGGGGAAGTGTTGGAACTCCTTCCTCAGGGCTTTATTTACATAGTTACTGTAATGATCGGTAATAACCTGGTCAAGGTAATGGCCGATGAACAGGAAGGAAAGCAATTAAGAGTGGGGGACAAGGTTATGGTGGCCTCCAAGGCTTTTAATCCCGTTATTCAGAAAATTTCTTGA
- a CDS encoding TOBE domain-containing protein, whose product MNNLKGTIKNISVDQQITLVDIQVGNLDMLAIVIDTPEHASYLKLGRKVKVIFKETEVIIAHNPISEISLQNKIPGKILRMEENALLTKIELDTNLGPLSSIITTRSAHHLNLQPGQSVVALVKTNEVMLSV is encoded by the coding sequence ATGAACAATTTAAAAGGTACCATAAAAAATATTTCTGTGGATCAGCAAATTACCCTGGTGGATATTCAGGTAGGAAATTTGGATATGCTGGCCATTGTAATTGATACTCCTGAACATGCCTCATACCTAAAACTCGGAAGGAAGGTTAAGGTGATTTTTAAAGAGACAGAAGTTATCATTGCTCATAATCCTATATCTGAAATTAGCCTGCAGAATAAAATCCCCGGAAAAATTCTTAGAATGGAAGAAAATGCATTATTGACCAAAATAGAGTTGGATACGAATTTAGGCCCATTATCTTCCATTATTACCACCAGGTCTGCACATCATCTCAATTTGCAACCAGGACAATCTGTGGTTGCCTTAGTGAAAACCAATGAAGTAATGTTGTCGGTATGA
- the modB gene encoding molybdate ABC transporter permease subunit: protein MDWEPLILTFQLALVVTLVLLVIGIPFGYGLAMSKGKWKPLVETLVSMPLVLPPTVLGFYLLMAFSPGNFIGKWLDQWLGLKLVFSFEGLVLASVVYSLPFMVHPIQSGISKLSPSLTEAAYVMGKSKTTTLFRVLLPNIRPSLLTGIVLTFAHTVGEFGVVLMIGGNIPGKTKVASIAIYDEVEALQYDNANAYSLILFAITFLILLGVYWVNGRQIKQLI from the coding sequence ATGGATTGGGAACCCTTGATATTGACTTTTCAATTGGCCTTGGTGGTTACTTTGGTTTTATTGGTGATTGGCATTCCTTTTGGGTATGGTTTGGCCATGTCCAAAGGTAAATGGAAACCATTGGTTGAAACCTTGGTGAGTATGCCCTTGGTGCTTCCCCCAACTGTTCTTGGGTTTTATTTACTAATGGCGTTTAGCCCTGGGAATTTTATAGGAAAATGGTTGGACCAATGGTTAGGTCTTAAATTGGTGTTTTCATTTGAAGGCCTGGTTTTGGCTTCTGTGGTATATAGTTTACCCTTTATGGTTCATCCCATTCAATCGGGGATTTCAAAACTTTCCCCTTCTTTGACAGAGGCTGCCTATGTCATGGGGAAATCCAAAACTACGACACTTTTCCGGGTGCTTTTGCCCAATATCCGGCCTTCCCTTTTAACAGGCATTGTATTGACATTTGCTCATACTGTGGGTGAATTTGGGGTGGTCTTGATGATTGGAGGGAATATTCCCGGTAAGACAAAAGTAGCATCAATAGCCATTTATGATGAGGTGGAGGCACTACAATATGATAATGCCAATGCTTATTCCCTGATTTTATTTGCCATCACTTTTTTGATATTATTAGGCGTATATTGGGTCAATGGCCGGCAAATCAAGCAACTAATCTAA